AGATTTGGGAATAACATAGGTACTAAAAGCTACTATCCTGCTCAGAAACATGAAGGCAGAATTTCTTAAGTACAATAACGTGAAACATGAAACGCTATATACAGCAAAATTCTATGTAGTGAAGGGAGGATCACCTCAGCTAGATTTGCATCCGTATCCCAGAGCAGGCAGAGCTTTGAAAACAGAAGCCATTGGCACCCATTCTAGAGGCTCCTCcagcttgggcacaacaagaTTTGCTTTGTCCAACTTTCCATCTCTATAAATCAACATCTGCATACAGGGATGATCCAACCACTGAAGAATCTCAGTCGATAGAACAGCACTGATCAATGGCCAACTGCAATTGGAGCAAGCAAAATAACCAAAACAATCATTCCtggcagcaacagcagcaagaggTGGTTACCATGACTATCACAGCAATGTTCCCTTCCTCCTTGGGGACGATGGCACCGCTGGCGACGATGGCGGCTTGTATGGCCCAAGCAGCCCTGCGCCGCCACTTGTCCGAACACCAAATCTCACCGGCGATGGCTCTACTGCTGCTGCCGTTGCCGGTCTTCCTGTGGCCACAGCCACTGGAATCGGCGCAGATGCAGCAGCCGGACTTGAGGCGACAGCAGGCGCTGCAGGACTCCGCgaagccgcagccgcagccgccaaTGCAGAGCTCAGTGCCGCAGCTGCAAGAGCCGGGTTCTGCCCGAGCAATGCGGCAGCCTGCGCCGGGTCCCGCGCGTACGTCGCAAGGTCCcccacgccggcggccgcgatGGCATCAAGCACCGGCTGCAGAGCGGGTGCCTGTAccttcgccgccgtcagcggtGGTGTCACAGTAGCTGAACCTGCCACTAGCGCCGGTGGCGGCGCGGGGGTGGCCTTGGCCTTCCGCGCGGGCTCATTGGCGAGCTGGCAACGCAGCGTGCGCCCCTCGAACACGCGGTACGGCTCCTCCACCGCCTTcgcggcgccggccgccgcccggtACACGAATAGCGCGTACCCGCGGGAGCTCCCGGTGTCGGCGTCGAACCCGAACGGCCCACCGTCGAGCTCCCCGAACCGCGAGAAGAACGCGCGCAGCCGCTCCGCGCTGGCGCCCGGCGCGACGTTGGTCACGTAgacccgccgcccggcgccgccgccaccgccggcggaCGGGCCGGGTCCGGCCGAGGCGAACTGGGCCGAGACGGGGCAGCCGGCGACGCTGAGGCGCGGGGCGTCCCggagcgcgcggcgggcggcggcgcgggaggcgaaGGACACGAAGCCGTACCCTCTGCACCGCCCGGTGGCGCGGTCCGCGACGGCGTGGCAGTCCGCGAGGGGCCCGAAGCGGGAGAACGCCTCCgcgagcgcggcggcgccggcgcgcgggggcAGGCCGTGGACGAAGAGCCGGCGGTGGGAGGGcgacgcgtcggcggcggcgccgaggcggGCGCGTAGCGCGGGGtcggccgcggccgcctccgcgaggatgGCGAGGAGGCGGGGCCTCGAGTAGGCCTCGATCAGGCGCCGCACGGAGCccggagaggacggcggcgaggggtcCGGCTCGGAGTCGGAGCCGGCGCCCGGGGCGGGGTCTCGCGGCTGCCGGTGCTTGCGGTCGTgcgtggaggaggtggtgggcTGGAAATGTGGGGCGAGATCGGGGTTCTCGCAGGGTACCATGTCGGCTttgcccttcttcctcttccccatcgccggcggcagcggcggcgaggggtgACGGCAGAATGGAGGCAGCGTAGGACCCACCAGCTGACCCATTCGTAACATCTGTCTACGAGGTTCGACTGTAAAGAACACAAAACCAAACCGTCTGGGTGGTGTAGTTGGTTATCACGTTAGTCTCACACACTAAAGGTCCCCAGTTCGAACCTGGGCTCAGACACAcctttttatttcttttttgttttctcAACAGAATTTCGGTGGCACCGTAGAACCTCTCTTTCAGCTTCGTCTTCATCACAGGCAAATCTATTTGTTTTCTGTACAATGGTATTGATCAAATGGATAACCTCTGTTCGACAGACAGTTCCACTGATCAGAACTGATGCGAACCAGTAATAGTTTGAACGTGCAACTCGTTTCAGCAAAAAGTTCGGACTTCCAGTACACCTCCATTAATCAAAACTGGAGATCCATGCCGACGGACAGCGGACACCGGCGATCCATATGAACCGACTCGACCTCCGAGAGCCCTGCTCCTCTGAATTCTGAAACCTGGCGAATGCGGCAATGAGCCGCGGGGAGCAGAGCACAACCAAGACGCAAGTGAAAGCACTGCGCAGGTGCCTAGCTGCACAATGCTAGAAACTCTTCTCTGATGGACAAGGTTTCCGCGTAAGCATCCTCTGCTGTTGCCCGGTCCCTTGGTGTCATCTCGGAGCATTTTAGGCGTATATGATCTTATATAGAGCACCATGCCGATTCCTGAGAGAGAATCAGGCGCCCAAATTTTAGAGCTGATGGTTTCATCTTGTGCTTGTGTTGAAAGCAGATGGTGACAGAATGCCAGCCTTTCAACATCTTCCTATGAAGAGTCACCTGTCAATTTGCTGACATGTTCGACAGTGCAAATTGTATACCAACTTGCAATACCTGCTTTCGGGACCAGCTACTGGTGATGATCAATTGACTGATGTGAACACCGGCAATGTAAGGAAAAATAACTGCTAGACCACAGGGTTAGTGAGATCCACAGTGGAGCACTTTGTGACAGTGGAGCTTATTTAGTGTCATGCCTTGCAAGATTAACAATGACCTCTACAGTAAAACACGTAAGTTATGTTTGATGGGGCTGGTGGAAAACAATGTAACAAATGACAAGATCAGGGCCAAGATAGTTCTACCGGATCCTATAGATGGATAGGATCAATCTGTGGTAACAAATATTTCTTGTACATAAGGAAATATTCTAGCCAAACCAACCATCATTATGATTTCCTTGTACTCTACGAAAGGGGTTGTTCCTATCTCATATAAATACATATAAATATGTGGCCTTGAACAAGAGTTGAGAACGCTCACCCAGTAACCTAGGAAAGAGGGTGAGGGTGGGGAGAGGGTGAGGTGACATGCCATGGTCTGTTCGGGGTGGCGATGTGGCAAGGTTGATAGATTGTGTTGGCGTAAAGATATGGCCAAACACCAAAGCATCACAATCGAATTAACTCGCTGCTCGCAAAAACGGACCATCTGGTTTTC
Above is a genomic segment from Panicum hallii strain FIL2 chromosome 8, PHallii_v3.1, whole genome shotgun sequence containing:
- the LOC112872323 gene encoding UBP1-associated protein 2A-like — its product is MGQLVGPTLPPFCRHPSPPLPPAMGKRKKGKADMVPCENPDLAPHFQPTTSSTHDRKHRQPRDPAPGAGSDSEPDPSPPSSPGSVRRLIEAYSRPRLLAILAEAAAADPALRARLGAAADASPSHRRLFVHGLPPRAGAAALAEAFSRFGPLADCHAVADRATGRCRGYGFVSFASRAAARRALRDAPRLSVAGCPVSAQFASAGPGPSAGGGGGAGRRVYVTNVAPGASAERLRAFFSRFGELDGGPFGFDADTGSSRGYALFVYRAAAGAAKAVEEPYRVFEGRTLRCQLANEPARKAKATPAPPPALVAGSATVTPPLTAAKVQAPALQPVLDAIAAAGVGDLATYARDPAQAAALLGQNPALAAAALSSALAAAAAASRSPAAPAVASSPAAASAPIPVAVATGRPATAAAVEPSPVRFGVRTSGGAGLLGPYKPPSSPAVPSSPRRKGTLL